The Dreissena polymorpha isolate Duluth1 chromosome 10, UMN_Dpol_1.0, whole genome shotgun sequence genome includes a region encoding these proteins:
- the LOC127847679 gene encoding uncharacterized protein LOC127847679 isoform X1 — translation MDMCLITPSEVAVSMIRNKTHEVQFVSVNDGKLVKGRKLQFQHPCKGIAHNQQDLYITSGTALYKYSMSGDLLNKLYEDTSDDFTVDMCAVSPSGDKIFVTNFIHDKVITLARDGTVICTFTDPDLEFPRGIHVTAKGQVLVCGYLSDTILQLDGEGKKKLTTLVTSKDGLCKPVSVFYNRSSSSIIVGQHYNANILVFKVK, via the exons ATGGACATGTGTCTTATCACACCAAGTGAAGTAGCTGTTTCTATGATTCGCAATAAGACACATGAGGTTCAGTTTGTCTCGGTGAATGATGGGAAGCTGGTTAAGGGCAGGAAGTTACAGTTTCAACATCCATGTAAAGGTATTGCTCACAATCAGCAAGACCTGTATATCACCTCTGGTACTGCACTTTACAAGTATTCAATGAGTGGAGACCTGCTAAATAAGCTGTATGAGGATACATCAGACGATTTCACAG TAGATATGTGTGCAGTGAGTCCGTCAGGTGACAAGATATTTGTCACAAACTTTATACACGACAAGGTCATCACCCTAGCCAGAGATGGTACAGTCATCTGCACCTTCACAGACCCAGACTTAGAATTTCCGCGTGGTATACATGTGACAGCTAAGggacaggtgctggtctgtggttATTTGTCGGACACTATCCTACAGCTGGATGGTGAAGGCAAGAAGAAGCTGACAACTCTTGTTACCAGCAAGGATGGACTGTGTAAGCCAGTGTCAGTCTTCTACAATAGGAGctcatcatccatcattgtgggtcaacattataatgcaaacatccttgtgtttaaagtaaaatag
- the LOC127847679 gene encoding uncharacterized protein LOC127847679 isoform X2: MDMCLITPSEVAVSMIRNKTHEVQFVSVNDGKLVKGRKLQFQHPCKGIAHNQQDLYITSGTALYKYSMSGDLLNKLYEDTSDDFTDMCAVSPSGDKIFVTNFIHDKVITLARDGTVICTFTDPDLEFPRGIHVTAKGQVLVCGYLSDTILQLDGEGKKKLTTLVTSKDGLCKPVSVFYNRSSSSIIVGQHYNANILVFKVK, encoded by the exons ATGGACATGTGTCTTATCACACCAAGTGAAGTAGCTGTTTCTATGATTCGCAATAAGACACATGAGGTTCAGTTTGTCTCGGTGAATGATGGGAAGCTGGTTAAGGGCAGGAAGTTACAGTTTCAACATCCATGTAAAGGTATTGCTCACAATCAGCAAGACCTGTATATCACCTCTGGTACTGCACTTTACAAGTATTCAATGAGTGGAGACCTGCTAAATAAGCTGTATGAGGATACATCAGACGATTTCACAG ATATGTGTGCAGTGAGTCCGTCAGGTGACAAGATATTTGTCACAAACTTTATACACGACAAGGTCATCACCCTAGCCAGAGATGGTACAGTCATCTGCACCTTCACAGACCCAGACTTAGAATTTCCGCGTGGTATACATGTGACAGCTAAGggacaggtgctggtctgtggttATTTGTCGGACACTATCCTACAGCTGGATGGTGAAGGCAAGAAGAAGCTGACAACTCTTGTTACCAGCAAGGATGGACTGTGTAAGCCAGTGTCAGTCTTCTACAATAGGAGctcatcatccatcattgtgggtcaacattataatgcaaacatccttgtgtttaaagtaaaatag